The Cyclobacteriaceae bacterium genome includes a region encoding these proteins:
- a CDS encoding CPBP family intramembrane metalloprotease, with amino-acid sequence MISENSFLERSDFLLITRISLLIIIVESIVIFIYNSFEIQLENEVSTWPWYFELPTGVIFAPIFESWLCQYLPFNLFKRFIKEVDTQSFKVFYLLSTGIFFGLLHSDTIWYMFYGLLAGLGFSYCFYRFKLIYPDSYKPLLFTSLTHSIVNLLVFITSIIYNLSETNFS; translated from the coding sequence ATGATTAGCGAGAATAGCTTTCTTGAAAGGAGTGATTTCTTGTTGATTACAAGAATATCTTTATTAATAATTATTGTTGAAAGCATCGTTATCTTTATCTACAATTCTTTTGAAATCCAATTAGAAAATGAAGTTTCAACATGGCCATGGTATTTTGAATTGCCAACTGGTGTAATCTTCGCACCCATTTTTGAAAGCTGGCTTTGTCAATATCTTCCGTTCAACTTATTCAAACGATTTATCAAAGAAGTGGATACCCAATCATTTAAAGTTTTTTATCTTCTAAGTACCGGAATATTTTTTGGATTATTGCACAGTGACACGATTTGGTATATGTTTTATGGCTTGTTGGCTGGATTAGGATTTTCATACTGCTTCTATCGTTTTAAGTTAATATATCCCGACAGTTACAAACCACTCTTGTTTACAAGTTTGACCCATAGCATAGTAAATCTCCTCGTCTTCATTACATCAATAATATATAATTTATCGGAAACAAATTTTTCATGA
- a CDS encoding HlyD family efflux transporter periplasmic adaptor subunit: MAFKKQNLLPSIILESTAELYRNKVELKSSLIYLVCCISFTIGLIAIFFISVPVSVTSRAIIRPCVEVSQIQSLVNGRLKESFVRENLIVKKGDILYVIEPEMQEEKEKFIAQRKKLLESFLVDLRILNKFDSSTNLNNSVYRQAKINYKHRQFETETRLKKVKADYNRNLKLFQEKVIADAEFENVKFELDKLEDELSLLKQNQISQWHGEILDYEKELHDINTQLAQIEKEKINFIVKAPVSGTIQNIVGAYSGSAVFANQNLAQISPDTTLIVEAYINPADIGLIRTGMLVNFQINAFNYNQWGLATGKVIEVSNDIHFIDNIPVFKLRCDLHQDYLELKNGYKGFLKKGMSLQARFIVTKRTLWQLLYDKTDNWLNPNTFVN; encoded by the coding sequence ATGGCTTTCAAAAAACAAAATTTACTTCCATCAATCATCCTTGAATCCACGGCGGAGCTCTACAGAAATAAGGTCGAATTAAAATCTTCTTTAATTTACCTTGTTTGTTGTATCTCGTTTACCATCGGGTTAATAGCAATTTTCTTTATTTCAGTTCCAGTAAGTGTTACGTCACGAGCTATTATACGACCGTGTGTTGAGGTAAGTCAAATTCAATCTCTTGTCAATGGGCGACTTAAAGAATCATTTGTTAGGGAGAATCTTATCGTAAAAAAAGGAGATATCTTGTATGTGATCGAACCAGAAATGCAGGAAGAAAAAGAGAAATTTATCGCTCAGCGTAAAAAGTTATTAGAGTCCTTCCTTGTAGATCTCAGAATATTAAACAAATTTGATAGCAGTACAAATCTAAACAATTCGGTATACAGGCAGGCAAAAATAAATTATAAACACCGCCAATTTGAAACTGAGACGCGCCTAAAAAAAGTCAAAGCGGATTACAATAGGAATTTAAAATTGTTTCAGGAGAAAGTCATTGCGGATGCGGAATTTGAAAATGTCAAATTCGAATTGGACAAGTTAGAGGATGAATTATCGTTATTAAAACAAAATCAAATAAGTCAGTGGCACGGGGAGATTTTGGATTATGAAAAGGAACTCCATGATATCAATACTCAATTAGCGCAAATAGAAAAAGAAAAAATAAATTTCATTGTTAAGGCACCAGTGTCTGGGACAATCCAAAATATTGTTGGGGCGTACAGCGGAAGCGCGGTTTTTGCAAATCAAAATCTTGCACAGATTTCTCCCGATACTACTTTGATTGTTGAAGCATACATTAACCCTGCTGACATTGGACTTATAAGAACAGGGATGCTTGTCAATTTTCAAATTAATGCGTTTAATTATAATCAATGGGGTTTAGCGACTGGAAAAGTGATCGAGGTGTCAAATGACATTCATTTTATCGATAACATTCCTGTGTTCAAATTAAGGTGCGATTTACATCAAGATTATCTTGAGCTAAAAAATGGCTACAAGGGCTTTTTGAAAAAAGGAATGTCTCTTCAGGCAAGATTTATCGTCACAAAACGAACACTTTGGCAATTATTATATGATAAGACCGACAATTGGTTGAATCCTAATACATTCGTTAATTGA
- a CDS encoding peptidase domain-containing ABC transporter — protein sequence MKRFPKIKQRDISDCGAACLASVAEFYDLKLPISKIRQLSSTDKKGTNVLGLIEAAQKLRFEAKGVKAEFESLFKIPKPSIAHVIIDKVLNHYVVICDATSKYIEVMDPMDGELHRYTHDNFKSIWTGVLVLLLPTQSFEKGNTKISVASRFWELIYPHRSGVIQALFGAFIFTVIGLSTSIYIQKIVDYVLIDGNRNLLNIMSVGMVLMLFLQIFLGIMKSIFTLRTGQLIDVQLILGYYKHLLTLPQQFFDTMRVGEIMSRINDAVKIRAFINDVLVNLAVNLFIFLLAFALMFTYYWKLGVVIFIIVPFYAVVYFVTNKVNKRIERKLMEKSADLESQLVESISSINTIKSFALENFTNLKTEIRFISLLKTIYSSSLNGIFSSNATEFFSRLFTIILLWIGAGFVLDNQITPGELLSFYALIAYFTGPVSSLIGMDKITQNALIAADRLFEIMDLEREKEDSKVKMTKELLGDIFFKNVEFRYGSRANVFKEFNLIITKGQVTAIVGESGSGKSTLISILQSRYPLLNGNVLVGDYDLKYIDNDSMRSLIAIVPQVVHLFSGSVIENIAVGDLEPDLKKIIAICTSLGIIEFIEKLPNNFDTYLGENGSMLSGGQRQRIAIARALYRDPEILILDEATSSLDSSSELYIQTAIKLLKSQTKTIIIIAHRLSTVYKADKIAVLDKGLLVEQGSHSELILKNGLYSTMWKQQFPSDIETN from the coding sequence TTGAAGCGATTTCCGAAAATAAAACAGCGTGATATTTCAGATTGCGGAGCTGCGTGCCTGGCGTCCGTTGCAGAATTTTACGACTTAAAGCTTCCGATTTCAAAAATCAGACAATTATCGTCTACTGACAAAAAAGGAACCAACGTTTTGGGTTTAATCGAAGCCGCCCAAAAACTTCGCTTTGAAGCAAAAGGTGTAAAGGCTGAATTTGAGAGTTTATTCAAAATTCCCAAGCCTTCAATTGCACATGTTATCATCGATAAGGTTTTAAATCATTACGTTGTTATCTGTGATGCTACCTCAAAGTATATCGAGGTGATGGACCCAATGGATGGTGAACTGCATAGGTATACCCATGACAATTTCAAGTCAATATGGACTGGTGTTCTCGTTCTTCTTCTTCCAACTCAAAGTTTTGAAAAGGGAAATACGAAGATTTCCGTAGCATCAAGATTTTGGGAACTTATTTACCCCCACAGGTCGGGTGTAATTCAGGCTCTTTTCGGCGCTTTCATTTTTACGGTAATAGGATTATCGACTTCAATTTATATTCAGAAAATTGTTGACTATGTACTAATAGACGGCAATAGAAATCTATTGAATATCATGAGTGTTGGAATGGTGTTGATGCTTTTTCTGCAAATATTCCTCGGTATTATGAAAAGTATATTCACACTTCGTACCGGCCAACTAATCGATGTGCAACTTATTCTTGGCTATTACAAACACTTACTAACACTCCCACAACAATTCTTTGATACTATGAGAGTTGGGGAGATAATGTCTCGCATCAATGATGCAGTAAAAATACGTGCATTTATCAATGACGTATTAGTAAACCTTGCCGTCAATCTATTCATCTTCTTATTAGCGTTCGCGCTCATGTTCACGTACTACTGGAAACTTGGAGTCGTAATTTTCATTATTGTGCCATTCTATGCTGTCGTCTACTTCGTTACTAATAAAGTCAACAAGCGAATTGAAAGAAAATTGATGGAAAAGTCTGCTGACCTTGAGTCTCAGTTAGTTGAATCAATTAGTTCAATTAATACTATAAAAAGTTTCGCTCTGGAAAATTTTACGAACCTTAAAACAGAGATTCGATTCATTTCGCTTCTAAAAACAATTTATTCCTCCAGTCTAAATGGAATTTTCAGCTCCAATGCAACCGAATTTTTTTCCCGTCTATTCACCATTATTTTACTCTGGATTGGTGCTGGATTTGTACTTGATAATCAAATCACTCCAGGCGAATTATTATCATTTTACGCACTGATAGCGTATTTCACTGGTCCCGTCAGCAGCCTGATAGGAATGGACAAAATCACCCAAAATGCCTTGATTGCTGCCGATAGACTTTTTGAAATCATGGACCTTGAAAGAGAAAAAGAAGACAGCAAAGTCAAAATGACAAAAGAATTATTAGGAGACATTTTCTTTAAGAACGTCGAATTTCGATACGGATCTAGAGCCAATGTCTTCAAAGAATTCAATCTCATTATAACCAAAGGCCAAGTAACAGCGATTGTAGGAGAAAGTGGGTCAGGAAAATCAACATTAATATCTATTTTACAGAGCAGATATCCTCTGCTGAATGGAAATGTATTGGTCGGCGATTATGACTTAAAGTATATCGATAATGACTCGATGCGATCCCTCATAGCGATTGTACCTCAAGTAGTCCATTTATTTTCCGGATCGGTTATCGAAAATATTGCAGTTGGTGATCTGGAGCCTGACTTAAAAAAGATCATTGCAATCTGCACGTCACTGGGCATAATAGAATTCATAGAAAAATTACCAAACAACTTTGATACATATTTAGGCGAAAACGGTTCAATGCTTTCGGGCGGACAAAGACAACGAATTGCTATTGCTCGAGCTCTTTATAGAGATCCAGAAATCCTCATCCTTGATGAAGCAACGTCGTCTTTGGATTCTTCTTCAGAACTTTACATTCAGACTGCGATTAAGCTCTTGAAATCGCAGACCAAAACAATTATAATTATTGCTCATCGTTTAAGCACTGTTTATAAAGCGGATAAAATTGCTGTATTAGATAAAGGCTTGCTGGTAGAGCAAGGGTCTCATTCTGAATTAATACTGAAGAATGGCCTATATTCCACCATGTGGAAACAACAGTTTCCGAGCGACATCGAGACAAATTAA
- a CDS encoding DUF262 domain-containing protein, which produces MDIAPDTQNVDRVFSNTTYYIDFYQRDYKWTDEPVLRLMDDIFFKFNQEYEINRPLDPSREIITAKYPWYYLNTYVTNTIEGKVYVVDGQQRLTTLTLILINLLHLSKEQKSKTEKWIEGKIAGYSGVEFSFWMNHERHKQILTDLFENIKEFKDMDTSTGVTALNILNNYQTIRKWLSLQLSDKHKFETFVYYFLYRLVLINLSVEQTNVPMVFEVINDRGVRLKPYEILKGKLLGQIDKIELDKKDFNGIWEKKVKAINKFREDEIDTFFRYYLKSKYATNRKDAARFDGDYHREMFTVDMNENLKLKHNPLEVKTFLENTFTYYTNLYIKILDAYYNQREQFQCVFYNKLNEMDGQYLLILSSCKLNDSQENEKIDLVSKELDRLFSLLQLQNAYDSNDFSDVLYKIAVEIRNCEMIEIRPIFDKFLLEELASSRNLDATQTLQYPYFKNTGINLKPRFKRYFFARIDLFFADNLNLGMKHPIEDLVSKTGAKTGFHIEHILSYNPENLSLFNNDEDIFEQERNRLGGILLLKGKDNISSNNETYSDKLKTYANTLYWNETLRTDTYKSKLDMTDLKKKHSLELEAMDSFGPAELEQRQKLLFEISKTIWS; this is translated from the coding sequence ATGGACATAGCACCAGACACACAAAACGTTGACCGAGTATTTTCTAACACAACATACTACATTGACTTTTATCAAAGAGATTATAAATGGACTGATGAACCGGTGTTGAGGCTTATGGATGACATATTCTTCAAGTTTAATCAAGAGTATGAGATAAACCGACCTTTAGACCCTTCAAGAGAAATCATTACCGCTAAGTATCCTTGGTACTATTTAAATACATATGTAACAAACACAATTGAGGGCAAAGTATACGTTGTTGACGGACAACAAAGATTAACAACCTTGACTCTGATTTTAATAAACCTATTACATCTCTCAAAGGAGCAAAAATCTAAAACCGAAAAATGGATTGAGGGTAAGATCGCAGGTTATTCAGGAGTAGAATTTTCGTTTTGGATGAACCACGAACGTCACAAACAAATTCTAACAGATCTATTTGAGAATATTAAGGAATTCAAAGACATGGACACCTCGACAGGTGTGACAGCATTGAACATTCTAAATAACTATCAAACAATAAGAAAATGGCTATCATTACAGTTAAGTGATAAGCATAAATTCGAGACATTTGTTTATTATTTCCTATACAGACTTGTTCTAATAAATCTTTCAGTTGAGCAGACAAATGTACCAATGGTCTTTGAAGTTATTAACGACAGGGGAGTAAGACTAAAACCTTATGAAATATTAAAAGGAAAACTTCTGGGACAAATAGACAAAATTGAGTTAGACAAGAAAGACTTCAACGGAATTTGGGAGAAAAAGGTAAAAGCAATCAACAAATTTAGGGAAGACGAAATCGATACATTTTTTAGATATTACCTAAAATCAAAATACGCCACAAATAGAAAAGACGCGGCAAGATTTGATGGCGACTATCACCGAGAGATGTTCACTGTTGACATGAACGAGAATCTTAAGCTTAAGCATAATCCATTAGAAGTAAAGACTTTCTTAGAGAATACATTCACATACTATACAAATCTCTACATAAAAATACTTGATGCTTATTATAATCAACGAGAACAGTTTCAATGCGTGTTTTACAATAAACTCAATGAAATGGATGGTCAATATCTATTAATACTATCCTCATGCAAGCTAAATGATTCGCAAGAAAATGAAAAGATTGACTTAGTTTCCAAAGAACTTGATCGACTCTTTTCCTTGCTCCAACTTCAAAATGCTTATGACAGCAATGACTTTAGTGATGTTCTGTACAAAATTGCAGTCGAAATTAGAAACTGCGAAATGATTGAAATTCGTCCCATATTTGATAAATTTCTCTTAGAGGAATTGGCTTCAAGTAGAAATTTAGATGCCACGCAGACACTGCAATACCCGTATTTTAAAAACACTGGAATAAACTTAAAACCACGCTTCAAGAGATACTTCTTTGCGCGTATAGATTTGTTTTTTGCTGACAATTTGAATCTTGGTATGAAGCATCCAATTGAGGACTTAGTGTCAAAAACTGGGGCAAAAACTGGATTTCATATTGAGCACATTTTATCTTACAATCCAGAGAATTTAAGTTTATTCAACAATGATGAAGACATATTTGAGCAAGAGAGAAACAGACTTGGTGGAATACTTCTTTTAAAGGGTAAAGACAATATTTCTAGCAATAATGAGACGTATTCGGACAAGTTAAAAACTTACGCGAATACTCTGTATTGGAATGAAACGTTAAGGACCGACACATACAAATCTAAGTTGGACATGACTGATCTTAAAAAGAAACACAGTTTAGAACTAGAAGCCATGGACTCTTTTGGACCGGCTGAGTTAGAACAACGACAAAAGCTGTTATTTGAGATTTCAAAAACAATTTGGAGTTGA
- a CDS encoding PAS domain S-box protein → MANLRLRSLLFAAVVVGIIIVTHFILDNYLPEFWLVTFLILSILAAFLFIVLPIINPVEMLKKEIQQREEKVKTLAEGISALQNKALANEKKYRERVEDAVDAIYEIDATGFYIYVNPGSEKLTGYSQPELLKMQSSYLITDEYKNSVADFYKNQIINKIEKTYHEFPIRTKSGKRVWVGQTTRMIFAGGKVEKVHNVARDISEIHESREKLEKSETRFKLMAENSSVGIHEMNAQAEVVYMNKQWSEISGVPEFSTNEQRMNAIHKEDLERTMQAWGKAFKEKKKISLEFRFIHPVRGIVWVISTTSPIFDDKGDLQGFIGTLTDITETKETYLKLAKSEETYRLISSNAKDLITLYKNDDNATRTFISPSAKNILGYEPEELIGKSPFDIILPEDAERMKQSTHVETLKGKSANMEYRVRRKDGTIIWMETNSNPYFNDKGEMIGFQTSAREITRRKEIELKLEERERIYRLLSENTHDLIAIHDAEGRYTFVSSSFKSVLGYELQELIGLSAYEIIHPGDHERLREQAHQPALQGTSLSGVEYRIRKKDQTYIWVETYTQPIVDENNIVTSIQTSSRDVSQRKSYELALKQAITKAEEASNAKSQFLSMMSHEIRTPMNAVIGLTNFMIEDNPPDHHLENLKLLRYSGENLLSIINDILDFNKIEAGKIDLEEIPFDLVELLENLIKMMQSKASAKQLSLLLQMNYDLPKYVKGDPVRINQVLVNLLGNAIKFTHEGSVELQISLEGKSGDLNKILFAVSDTGIGIESDKQEIIFENFSQANKAITRKFGGTGLGLAISKKLVNLMGGELKVESQSGKGSVFYFSLELKSSAEIPRSRVTPHVPVATKTDVIKVLVVEDNPVNQVVVNNYLSKWGLTAEFANNGKEALQKLSARTYQLVLMDLQMPEMDGYEATRRIRANDDSYFKEIPIIALTASAMTDHLEDIKKAGFDEVVTKPFKPAELHEKIFSKLPQTSSFSMNTIQDDDVKSRNLKKLMADNLREVIRAIEEDDLESFQSRIHKSKTTLALINNKELSDLIEKTDNSFSESNKKALISICQKQISTLNA, encoded by the coding sequence ATGGCAAATCTCCGCCTCAGATCTCTCCTCTTTGCTGCTGTGGTGGTGGGCATCATTATCGTTACTCACTTTATCCTCGACAACTACCTGCCGGAATTCTGGCTCGTTACTTTTTTAATTCTCTCCATCCTCGCCGCATTCCTCTTCATCGTTCTGCCCATAATCAATCCCGTGGAGATGCTCAAGAAGGAAATCCAGCAGCGGGAAGAGAAGGTGAAAACGCTCGCCGAAGGGATCAGCGCTCTCCAGAACAAAGCACTCGCCAATGAAAAGAAATACCGCGAGCGCGTTGAAGATGCCGTCGATGCCATCTACGAGATCGATGCCACCGGCTTCTATATCTATGTCAATCCCGGATCAGAGAAACTTACAGGATACAGTCAACCCGAACTTCTCAAGATGCAGTCCAGCTACCTCATCACCGATGAGTATAAAAACTCCGTAGCCGACTTCTACAAAAACCAGATCATCAACAAAATTGAAAAGACGTACCATGAGTTTCCCATCCGCACCAAATCAGGAAAGAGGGTATGGGTAGGTCAAACCACACGGATGATCTTTGCCGGTGGTAAAGTAGAAAAAGTGCACAACGTCGCCCGTGATATCAGCGAGATCCATGAGTCGCGGGAGAAGCTTGAGAAAAGTGAAACACGCTTCAAGCTCATGGCAGAGAATTCGTCCGTGGGGATTCACGAAATGAATGCACAGGCGGAAGTCGTCTACATGAACAAGCAATGGAGCGAGATCAGCGGCGTTCCGGAGTTCTCCACCAATGAACAACGAATGAATGCCATTCATAAAGAAGATCTCGAGCGGACAATGCAGGCCTGGGGCAAAGCTTTCAAAGAGAAGAAAAAGATATCGCTTGAATTCAGATTCATTCATCCTGTGCGCGGGATCGTATGGGTCATCAGCACCACCTCTCCCATCTTCGATGACAAAGGTGACCTGCAGGGATTCATCGGCACACTCACCGATATCACCGAAACCAAAGAGACCTATCTGAAGCTTGCCAAGAGCGAAGAGACCTATCGCCTCATTTCCAGCAATGCCAAAGATCTTATTACACTATACAAGAATGATGACAATGCCACCCGCACGTTCATCTCTCCTTCCGCAAAGAATATTCTTGGCTATGAACCGGAAGAGCTGATCGGGAAATCTCCTTTTGATATTATCCTTCCTGAAGATGCCGAACGCATGAAGCAATCCACACACGTGGAGACACTCAAAGGGAAGTCTGCCAACATGGAGTACCGGGTGAGAAGAAAAGACGGCACCATCATCTGGATGGAAACCAATTCCAATCCGTACTTCAATGACAAAGGTGAGATGATCGGCTTCCAGACTTCCGCCCGCGAGATCACCAGAAGAAAGGAGATCGAGCTCAAGCTGGAAGAACGCGAACGGATCTACCGCCTTCTTTCTGAAAACACCCACGACCTCATCGCCATCCATGATGCAGAAGGCCGCTATACATTTGTTTCTTCTTCTTTTAAATCGGTGCTGGGTTATGAATTACAAGAACTCATAGGTTTATCGGCATACGAGATCATTCATCCCGGGGATCATGAGCGGTTGCGGGAACAGGCTCACCAGCCCGCACTCCAAGGCACGAGCTTGAGCGGCGTTGAATATCGCATCCGGAAAAAAGATCAAACCTATATCTGGGTAGAGACTTATACTCAGCCGATCGTTGATGAGAACAACATCGTGACGTCCATTCAAACTTCCTCACGGGATGTTTCGCAAAGGAAATCCTATGAGCTTGCACTCAAACAGGCGATCACAAAAGCAGAGGAAGCCAGCAACGCAAAATCACAGTTCCTCTCCATGATGAGTCATGAGATACGGACTCCGATGAATGCCGTGATCGGGCTTACCAACTTCATGATCGAAGACAATCCACCTGATCATCATCTTGAAAACTTAAAGCTGTTAAGGTACTCGGGTGAAAACCTGTTGTCGATCATCAACGACATTCTTGACTTTAACAAGATCGAGGCCGGCAAGATCGACCTGGAAGAGATACCTTTTGACCTGGTGGAGCTTCTGGAGAATCTCATCAAGATGATGCAGTCGAAAGCAAGTGCCAAGCAACTCTCCCTGCTTCTGCAGATGAATTATGATCTTCCGAAATATGTCAAGGGAGATCCGGTCCGCATCAACCAGGTTCTGGTGAATCTTCTCGGCAATGCTATAAAATTCACTCACGAAGGTTCTGTTGAGCTTCAGATCAGTCTTGAAGGCAAATCAGGAGATCTTAATAAAATACTTTTCGCCGTGAGCGATACCGGCATCGGAATTGAATCCGACAAGCAGGAAATTATTTTTGAGAACTTCTCACAGGCCAACAAAGCCATTACAAGAAAGTTCGGCGGCACGGGACTGGGACTTGCCATCAGCAAAAAGCTTGTGAACCTGATGGGCGGAGAACTGAAAGTTGAAAGTCAGTCGGGCAAAGGCTCTGTCTTCTACTTCAGTCTGGAGCTAAAGAGCTCAGCAGAAATTCCCAGATCAAGAGTTACACCGCATGTGCCTGTTGCCACGAAAACCGACGTCATCAAAGTGCTGGTGGTGGAAGACAACCCGGTGAATCAGGTGGTGGTTAATAATTATCTGAGTAAATGGGGACTGACGGCAGAGTTTGCAAACAATGGAAAGGAAGCATTGCAAAAACTTTCGGCCAGGACTTATCAGTTAGTACTGATGGATCTGCAGATGCCGGAGATGGATGGCTATGAGGCAACGCGAAGGATACGGGCAAATGATGATTCTTATTTTAAGGAAATCCCCATCATTGCCTTAACGGCTTCCGCGATGACGGATCATCTTGAGGATATTAAGAAGGCTGGCTTTGATGAGGTGGTCACCAAACCTTTCAAGCCGGCAGAGCTTCATGAGAAGATCTTCAGCAAGCTGCCACAGACCTCTTCTTTTTCAATGAATACCATTCAGGATGATGATGTTAAAAGCAGGAATTTAAAGAAGCTGATGGCCGATAACCTCCGTGAGGTGATCAGGGCCATTGAAGAAGATGATCTTGAATCCTTTCAAAGCAGGATTCATAAATCAAAGACCACCCTGGCGTTGATCAATAACAAAGAATTATCTGACCTTATTGAAAAGACAGATAATTCTTTCTCAGAATCCAACAAAAAGGCACTCATTTCGATCTGTCAGAAACAGATCAGTACATTGAACGCCTGA
- a CDS encoding response regulator, which produces MNSGKILLVEDSDDDAVLLYRAFKKKNMLNEIVRAKDGIEALELVFGTEEKPPLMPCLILLDLKLPKMDGLEVLQALRANKLTQGLPIIILTTSVEQQDIVKGYNLGCNSYIRKPVEFDKFLESVGQLGLYWMMLNEGNPNYTG; this is translated from the coding sequence ATGAATAGCGGAAAAATCCTTTTAGTTGAAGACAGCGACGATGATGCAGTATTGCTGTACCGTGCCTTCAAAAAGAAAAACATGTTGAATGAGATCGTTCGTGCCAAGGACGGTATTGAAGCGCTGGAGCTTGTCTTCGGAACAGAAGAAAAACCTCCTTTGATGCCGTGTCTTATTCTGCTGGACCTCAAGCTTCCCAAGATGGATGGCCTTGAGGTGCTGCAAGCCCTTCGCGCAAATAAATTAACGCAAGGTCTGCCCATCATTATCCTCACCACTTCCGTGGAACAGCAGGACATCGTGAAAGGTTATAACCTTGGATGTAACAGCTATATCCGCAAGCCGGTTGAATTCGATAAGTTTCTTGAATCTGTCGGACAGCTTGGATTGTACTGGATGATGCTGAACGAAGGAAATCCGAATTATACCGGTTAG